One part of the Vicia villosa cultivar HV-30 ecotype Madison, WI linkage group LG6, Vvil1.0, whole genome shotgun sequence genome encodes these proteins:
- the LOC131612072 gene encoding probable pectin methyltransferase QUA3, whose product MGHPNFPPWKRTNTRQWRLLDLISIAFFSLLFLFFVLFYTTLGGRRVVGPSTVDPQQHIRLVVAIEEGMANGQIIEACPASEADHMPCEDPRRNSQLSREMNYYRERHCPLPEETALCLIPPPKGYRIPVPWPESMHKIWHSNMPHNKIADRKGHQGWMKREGQHFLFPGGGTMFPDGAEQYIQKLSQYIPIKGGSLRTALDMGCGVASFGGYLLAQNILAMSFAPRDSHKSQIQFALERGIPAFVAMLGTRRLPFPAFGFDLVHCSRCLIPFTAYNATYFLEVDRLLRPGGYLVISGPPVRWAKQEKEWSDLQAVAKALCYEQITVDGNTAIWKKPSGDSCLPNKNEFGLELCDDSGDLSQAWYFKLKKCVSSSSSIKGDYAVGTIPKWPKRLTAAPSRSTLLKTGVDVYEGDTKQWARRVAHYKSSLNIKLGTSSIRNVMDMNALYGGFAAALKSDPVWVMNVVPAQMPPTLDAIFDRGLIGVYHDWCEPFSTYPRTYDLIHVASIESLINDPASGKSRCNIVDLMVEIDRILRPEGTVVVSDAPEVIDKVARIAHSVRWKPTIYDKEPDSQGREKILVLTKTFWKL is encoded by the exons atGGGTCACCCCAATTTCCCACCTTGGAAGCGCACAAACACGCGTCAATGGCGTCTCCTAGACCTCATTTCTATTGCTTTCTTTTCCTTACTCTTTCTCTTCTTTGTTCTCTTTTACACCACCCTTGGTGGCCGCCGGGTAGTCGGTCCATCCACCGTCGACCCGCAACAGCACATTCGCCTTGTGGTGGCGATTGAGGAGGGGATGGCGAACGGGCAGATCATCGAGGCTTGTCCTGCAAGTGAGGCGGACCACATGCCGTGTGAGGATCCTAGGAGGAATAGTCAGCTCAGTAGGGAGATGAATTACTATAGGGAGAGACATTGTCCTCTGCCGGAGGAGACAGCGCTATGCTTGATTCCGCCGCCTAAGGGGTACCGGATCCCTGTGCCGTGGCCAGAAAGCATGCATAAG ATTTGGCATAGCAACATGCCACACAACAAGATTGCTGACAGGAAAGGTCACCAAGGATGGATGAAACGAGAAGGTCAACACTTTTTATTCCCTGGCGGTGGTACGATGTTTCCAGATGGAGCAGAGCAATATATCCAAAAACTCAGTCAATACATTCCCATAAAGGGAGGTTCTCTGAGGACTGCACTTGACATGGGGTGTGGG GTTGCTAGTTTTGGAGGATATTTACTAGCTCAAAACATTTTAGCCATGTCTTTTGCTCCAAGAGATTCACATAAATCACAGATACAATTTGCCTTGGAAAGAGGCATACCGGCTTTTGTTGCTATGCTTGGCACTCGAAGACTACCATTTCCTGCATTTGGGTTTGACTTAGTTCACTGTTCTCGGTGTTTGATCCCGTTTACGGCTTACA ATGCAACTTATTTCCTTGAAGTGGATAGATTACTTCGTCCTGGTGGATATCTAGTCATCTCCGGTCCGCCTGTTCGGTGGGCCAAACAGGAAAAAGAATGGTCAGATCTTCAGGCTGTTGCAAAAGCCTTGTGTTATGAACAGATTACTGTAGATGGTAACACTGCAATCTGGAAGAAACCGTCCGGAGATTCGTGTCTTCCCAACAAAAATGAATTTGGTCTCGAGTTATGTGATGATTCCGGTGACTTAAGTCAAGCTTG GTATTTTAAATTGAAGAAATGTGTAAGTAGTTCATCGTCTATCAAAGGAGATTATGCAGTTGGAACAATTCCAAAATGGCCAAAGAGGCTAACTGCCGCACCTTCAAGATCCACTCTCCTGAAAACCGGTGTTGATGTATACGAGGGTGACACTAAGCAGTGGGCGAGGAGGGTTGCACACTATAAAAGCTCTCTGAACATAAAGTTGGGGACTTCATCGATACGCAACGTCATGGACATGAATGCATTGTACGGGGGTTTTGCAGCTGCCTTAAAATCTGATCCTGTGTGGGTAATGAATGTAGTTCCAGCTCAAATGCCACCTACTCTTGATGCGATCTTTGACAGAGGCCTTATTGGGGTCTATCATGATTG GTGTGAACCTTTTTCAACATACCCTCGAACTTATGATTTGATCCATGTGGCTAGCATTGAGTCACTTATTAACGATCCAGCTTCTGGTAAAAGCag ATGTAACATTGTTGATTTGATGGTGGAAATTGACCGCATATTGCGGCCAGAGGGAACTGTTGTGGTGAGCGATGCACCTGAAGTAATCGACAAAGTAGCTCGCATAGCTCATTCAGTGAGGTGGAAGCCGACCATTTACGATAAAGAACCTGACTCACAAGGCAGAGAGAAAATTCTAGTTTTGACCAAGACCTTTTGGAAGCTCTAA